In Chitinibacter sp. SCUT-21, a single genomic region encodes these proteins:
- a CDS encoding DUF1501 domain-containing protein codes for MEMNLSRREFLRRAGMLGVAGAAAPLALNLSILGEAVAATTPSDYKALVCVYLAGGSDSHNLLIPYDLSSHSQYASIRQSLAIARDRLSSTALNTPDGSGRQMALAPELLGLKGLYDSGQLGVISNIGPLVVPTSKSQFVNNAVPLPPKLMSHNDQTNVWLSGAAEGAGQGWGGRIGDLYQSNNSNAALSCIMVNGAKVFLSGKQTAAFTIGTGAKPTQLLSGVNARWGNANFRDDLMSLMTQVQSNELSNVYSETCKRGIATSDFLANTYKSVTDPSGFPAGNSLADQLKAVSRMISARTMLGNSRQVFMVSLGGFDLHDDLNADYPELLSKVNDAMLAFYNSLNSMGLANQVTTFTASEFGRSLASNGDGSDHGWGGHHLVMGGAVKGGQIWGRKIEPRVGGPDDIGQGRLIPDFATDQLAWSLAKWFGASDSDRDLILPSMSNFDANTLRIFA; via the coding sequence ATGGAAATGAATCTATCTCGTCGCGAATTTTTACGCCGTGCCGGCATGCTGGGCGTGGCAGGAGCGGCGGCACCTTTAGCACTGAATTTATCTATCCTCGGCGAAGCGGTCGCCGCGACCACCCCTAGCGATTATAAAGCCCTCGTTTGCGTCTACCTTGCGGGCGGTAGCGACAGCCACAATTTGCTGATTCCCTACGATTTAAGCAGCCACAGCCAATACGCCTCCATTCGCCAATCGCTGGCGATTGCTCGCGATCGCCTTAGCAGTACCGCGCTAAATACCCCCGATGGCAGTGGCCGCCAAATGGCTTTGGCGCCAGAGCTACTGGGTTTGAAAGGGCTGTATGACAGCGGGCAACTGGGCGTGATTAGCAATATTGGCCCCTTAGTCGTGCCGACGAGCAAAAGCCAATTTGTCAATAATGCCGTGCCTTTGCCACCCAAACTGATGTCACACAATGACCAAACCAATGTGTGGCTATCGGGCGCCGCGGAAGGCGCCGGCCAAGGTTGGGGTGGGCGCATCGGCGATTTGTACCAAAGCAATAATAGCAATGCCGCTTTGAGCTGCATTATGGTCAACGGGGCCAAAGTCTTTTTAAGCGGCAAACAAACTGCGGCGTTCACGATTGGCACGGGAGCAAAACCCACCCAATTACTCTCTGGCGTCAATGCGCGCTGGGGCAATGCCAATTTCCGTGACGATTTGATGAGCTTAATGACGCAAGTGCAAAGCAATGAGCTATCCAATGTGTATAGCGAAACGTGCAAGCGCGGCATTGCAACGTCTGATTTTCTGGCCAACACCTATAAATCGGTGACTGACCCGAGTGGCTTTCCTGCAGGCAATTCATTAGCCGATCAGCTCAAAGCCGTCAGCAGAATGATTTCTGCTCGCACTATGCTGGGTAATAGCCGACAAGTCTTTATGGTTTCGCTCGGCGGCTTTGACTTGCACGACGACTTAAATGCCGACTACCCAGAACTATTGAGCAAAGTAAACGATGCCATGTTGGCCTTTTACAATTCACTCAACAGCATGGGCTTAGCCAACCAAGTAACCACGTTTACGGCCTCTGAATTTGGCCGCAGCTTGGCGTCCAACGGTGATGGCTCCGATCACGGTTGGGGCGGCCACCATCTGGTGATGGGCGGCGCAGTCAAAGGCGGGCAAATCTGGGGCCGGAAAATTGAACCTCGCGTCGGCGGCCCGGATGATATTGGCCAGGGCCGCCTGATTCCCGACTTTGCCACCGATCAACTGGCATGGTCATTGGCCAAATGGTTCGGCGCTAGCGATTCGGATCGTGATCTTATCTTGCCGAGCATGAGCAACTTCGACGCCAATACACTGCGCATTTTTGCATAA
- a CDS encoding amidohydrolase yields MSNTVKKIAYALALSGLCSAAQADGSMNESINKALQPTGSETSSSVVVIYPAKKIITMEKSQATAEAVAVMGKRIVAVGSIEQLKKQAARHPHTVYRIDNSLKDKVVMPGFIDQHLHPILGGLTLATEVIATEDWNMPGKTYKAANTPEEYQSRLKTAEKALSDPNEPLISWGYHKLWHGELTRAKLDQISSTRPIIIWQRSAHEVILNTAALKLLDISAQDVMGKGSASEMSNYAEGHFWEQGFMNTKVMPSVLGLIASPERLRFGLKQMVAYTHANGITAYNEPGAIVTPEMWKLYEEVLGAPDTPMYSTFLADGRGIVDAVGLDRALDAVEETVAKAPEGSGSKLMFFPKQIKLFADGAIISQLMQMKEPYTDGHKGEWMINPDELERRAKLFWDAGYQLHIHVNGDLGAEVLLATLEKRIKETPRQDHRFVVVHYANTTEAQVGRFAKNGAIFSVNPYYPVGFADKYAAGLGKKRADVMVRNASILKHTQHLSFHSDLPMAPADPLFLAWSGVNRITPSGRVAGPEQRIGVDAALRAITIEAAYSWRKEDLIGSIKPGKIANFTVLEQDPYKVDPKKLKDIPVWGTVFEGKLFPVPAENKRKQASAAPAAIAPMALNVNAEDQRRIKAETDNCQLGTLASMAATAYSLNLAKAK; encoded by the coding sequence ATGAGCAATACCGTAAAAAAAATCGCCTATGCATTGGCTTTGAGTGGTCTGTGTAGCGCCGCGCAAGCGGATGGCAGCATGAATGAATCAATTAACAAAGCACTGCAGCCGACCGGCAGCGAGACTTCTTCTTCCGTGGTGGTGATTTATCCGGCCAAAAAAATCATTACGATGGAAAAATCCCAAGCGACTGCCGAAGCCGTTGCGGTGATGGGCAAGCGAATTGTTGCGGTGGGTAGCATTGAGCAATTAAAGAAACAAGCAGCGCGACATCCACATACGGTTTATCGCATCGATAATAGCTTGAAAGATAAAGTGGTTATGCCGGGCTTTATTGACCAGCATTTGCACCCCATTTTGGGCGGCCTGACTTTGGCGACCGAAGTGATTGCGACCGAAGACTGGAATATGCCGGGCAAAACCTACAAGGCGGCGAATACACCAGAAGAATATCAATCGCGCCTGAAGACCGCTGAAAAGGCATTGTCAGACCCTAACGAGCCATTGATTAGCTGGGGCTACCATAAGCTATGGCATGGCGAATTAACGCGCGCGAAGCTCGACCAAATTAGCAGCACGCGCCCGATTATCATTTGGCAGCGCTCTGCTCACGAAGTAATCTTAAATACTGCGGCGCTTAAATTACTCGATATTTCGGCGCAAGACGTCATGGGTAAGGGCTCGGCCAGCGAGATGTCCAACTACGCAGAAGGCCACTTCTGGGAGCAGGGCTTTATGAACACGAAGGTGATGCCAAGTGTCTTGGGCTTGATTGCTTCGCCAGAACGTTTGCGCTTTGGTTTGAAGCAAATGGTCGCTTACACCCACGCCAACGGCATCACGGCGTATAACGAGCCGGGCGCGATTGTGACGCCTGAAATGTGGAAACTGTACGAAGAAGTCTTGGGCGCGCCTGACACCCCAATGTATTCGACTTTCTTGGCGGACGGTCGCGGGATTGTCGATGCGGTCGGCTTGGATAGAGCACTGGACGCGGTTGAAGAAACCGTGGCTAAAGCACCAGAAGGCAGCGGTAGCAAGCTGATGTTCTTCCCGAAACAAATCAAATTGTTTGCCGATGGCGCGATTATTTCGCAGTTGATGCAAATGAAAGAGCCCTACACCGATGGTCACAAAGGTGAATGGATGATTAATCCGGATGAGCTTGAGCGTCGCGCCAAATTATTCTGGGATGCGGGCTATCAGCTGCATATCCACGTGAATGGCGATTTGGGTGCTGAAGTGTTGTTGGCTACCTTAGAAAAGCGCATCAAAGAAACTCCGCGTCAAGATCACCGCTTTGTTGTGGTGCATTACGCCAATACGACAGAAGCTCAAGTCGGGCGCTTTGCTAAAAATGGCGCGATCTTTAGTGTGAACCCATACTACCCAGTTGGCTTTGCCGATAAATACGCGGCGGGCTTAGGTAAAAAACGCGCTGATGTGATGGTCAGAAATGCGTCGATTTTGAAACACACCCAGCATTTATCTTTCCACTCAGATTTGCCAATGGCGCCAGCTGATCCATTGTTTTTGGCTTGGTCAGGCGTGAATCGGATTACGCCAAGTGGCCGTGTGGCGGGGCCAGAACAGCGAATTGGTGTCGATGCAGCTTTGCGTGCGATTACGATTGAAGCGGCGTATTCATGGCGCAAAGAAGATCTGATTGGCTCAATCAAGCCAGGAAAGATTGCCAACTTTACCGTGCTTGAGCAAGACCCGTACAAAGTCGATCCGAAAAAACTCAAAGACATCCCTGTTTGGGGAACGGTGTTTGAGGGTAAATTATTCCCTGTACCTGCTGAAAATAAACGCAAACAAGCGAGCGCAGCGCCAGCGGCAATCGCTCCTATGGCGTTAAATGTGAATGCTGAAGATCAGCGGCGCATTAAGGCTGAAACGGATAATTGCCAGCTAGGTACATTGGCATCGATGGCGGCTACGGCGTATTCGCTCAATTTAGCCAAAGCCAAGTAA
- a CDS encoding TraB/GumN family protein gives MKNRKTSLWQRLLITSLLAVSFQAGAQCLPEPVMPTAEDMPAMLEKAVDRGFLWKISKDGQSSWLYGTIHANRREALVPGPQTRAALLGSDAVAVELDITDAATMGEVMQLAKQAVVPIPAPYDARLKAQLKQRCLPAELTDQMHASLIFSALMMVDARQDGIEAGFGTEIFLLGAAQGAKKKIIALETPAEQMQAILDDGKTTAKQYQQALKLLESGKARQQMNKLVDAWNRSDFSVLERYSQWCECMETAEDRAMMKRVIDDRNELIAQRIARNHRVDQAVFIGVGSLHMVGKKGLPNLLRQQGFTVERVTFAP, from the coding sequence ATGAAAAATCGCAAAACATCACTTTGGCAGCGCCTATTGATCACGAGCCTGCTGGCGGTGAGTTTTCAGGCTGGAGCCCAGTGCTTGCCAGAACCGGTGATGCCGACGGCCGAAGACATGCCGGCTATGCTTGAAAAAGCGGTTGATCGAGGGTTTTTGTGGAAAATTAGTAAAGATGGGCAAAGCTCTTGGCTGTACGGCACGATTCATGCCAATCGGCGTGAGGCTTTAGTGCCTGGTCCGCAAACGCGCGCGGCGCTATTGGGTAGCGATGCGGTGGCCGTTGAGCTTGATATCACCGATGCGGCGACGATGGGCGAAGTGATGCAGTTGGCTAAGCAAGCCGTGGTACCGATTCCGGCCCCCTATGATGCGCGCTTAAAAGCGCAATTAAAGCAGCGTTGCTTACCCGCAGAGTTGACCGATCAAATGCATGCATCGCTGATTTTTTCGGCTCTGATGATGGTTGACGCGCGGCAAGATGGCATTGAGGCTGGCTTTGGAACTGAGATCTTTTTACTCGGTGCAGCGCAAGGCGCGAAGAAAAAAATCATTGCACTGGAAACCCCGGCCGAGCAAATGCAGGCGATTTTGGACGATGGCAAAACCACGGCCAAGCAATATCAACAAGCATTGAAATTGCTCGAGTCAGGCAAGGCACGCCAGCAAATGAATAAGCTAGTCGATGCGTGGAATCGCAGCGATTTTTCGGTATTGGAGCGCTACTCGCAGTGGTGTGAATGCATGGAGACTGCAGAAGATCGTGCAATGATGAAGCGGGTGATCGACGATAGAAACGAGTTGATTGCGCAGCGTATCGCCCGAAACCACCGTGTTGATCAAGCTGTATTTATTGGCGTTGGCAGTTTGCATATGGTTGGTAAAAAAGGCCTACCCAATCTGTTGCGCCAGCAAGGCTTTACTGTGGAGCGGGTAACATTTGCCCCTTAA
- a CDS encoding methyl-accepting chemotaxis protein, with product MGAVAEWVDRTLEVQIEQEVEDLIINAAAGNFETRLQLEGKVGFYRKIAEGLNQLSLTVETGLNDVGRVLKAVTEGDLRSTVDAHYEGLFGELKDNTNATILHLRSVVGHIQNAAEQINTAAKEIAAGNSDLSSRTEEQASCLEETASSMEELNSTVKQNAANADQANTLAHSSNQTAVNSGQIVGQIVTTMSGIAESSRKIADIIGVIDGIAFQTNILALNAAVEAARAGEQGRGFAVVATEVRNLALRSATAAKEIKDLIQESGGKVDAGARLVNQAGGAMDTLVSSFEQVTQLVTEIAGASKEQSSGIDQVTAAVSQIDSVTQQNAALVEQAAAAAESLEEQAQGLVDAVARFRLS from the coding sequence ATGGGCGCGGTCGCCGAATGGGTTGATCGCACCTTGGAAGTTCAGATTGAGCAAGAAGTCGAAGATCTGATTATTAACGCCGCGGCTGGTAATTTTGAGACCCGCCTACAGCTTGAAGGCAAAGTCGGCTTTTATCGCAAAATTGCCGAGGGCTTAAATCAACTCTCCTTAACCGTTGAAACCGGCTTAAATGATGTGGGTCGGGTACTTAAAGCCGTGACCGAGGGCGATTTGCGCTCGACGGTTGACGCGCATTACGAAGGTTTGTTTGGCGAGCTCAAAGACAACACCAATGCCACTATCTTGCACCTGCGCAGCGTGGTGGGGCATATTCAAAATGCGGCAGAGCAGATTAATACTGCGGCCAAAGAAATCGCAGCGGGCAATTCCGATCTATCTAGCCGCACTGAAGAGCAAGCGAGCTGTTTGGAAGAAACAGCCAGCTCGATGGAAGAGCTCAATAGCACTGTGAAACAAAATGCGGCCAATGCGGATCAAGCGAATACTTTGGCGCACAGCAGCAATCAAACCGCAGTCAATAGCGGGCAGATTGTGGGCCAAATTGTCACCACCATGAGCGGGATTGCCGAAAGTAGCCGCAAAATCGCCGATATTATCGGCGTGATCGACGGGATTGCCTTCCAAACCAATATCTTGGCGCTGAATGCCGCCGTTGAAGCCGCGCGCGCAGGCGAGCAAGGCCGCGGATTTGCGGTGGTGGCTACCGAAGTGCGTAATTTGGCATTGCGTAGCGCTACCGCCGCGAAAGAAATTAAAGATTTGATTCAAGAGTCAGGTGGCAAAGTCGATGCAGGTGCGCGACTGGTGAATCAAGCCGGCGGCGCGATGGACACCTTGGTGAGCAGTTTTGAGCAAGTCACCCAATTGGTCACAGAAATTGCCGGTGCCAGCAAAGAGCAAAGCAGCGGCATTGACCAAGTGACTGCTGCCGTTAGCCAGATCGATAGCGTTACCCAGCAAAATGCCGCCCTGGTTGAGCAAGCGGCGGCTGCAGCTGAAAGCTTGGAAGAGCAAGCACAAGGCTTGGTCGATGCGGTGGCCCGATTCAGATTGTCCTGA
- a CDS encoding ABC transporter ATP-binding protein: protein MSELVTIQNLSVSYGAKKALHDVSFQLESGRIIGLLGSNGAGKTTLMQAMMGLIPFSGEINILGFNPRTQREAMLEHVSYIPDVAILPPWIEVQQLLQLMSGLHPKFDRELAQQKLARTTIKLESKVKQLSRGMIVQLHLAIISAIDAKLMILDEPTLGLDIPARKAFYDMLVSDWCNDERTVLIATHQIDEIENLLSDVMMIHHGALVLHDQLCNLEERYIGLRFGAEHSEAVTAAAPLHRFRQMGGECAIFAGNFPTELASLGQTFRVELADLFVALSQGERHATV from the coding sequence ATGAGCGAATTAGTGACGATTCAGAATTTATCCGTGAGCTACGGCGCCAAAAAAGCGCTGCACGATGTGTCGTTCCAACTGGAAAGTGGCCGCATTATTGGCCTGCTGGGCAGCAATGGCGCGGGCAAAACGACCTTGATGCAGGCGATGATGGGGCTGATTCCGTTTAGCGGCGAGATCAATATTCTGGGCTTTAACCCACGCACGCAACGCGAAGCGATGCTAGAGCACGTCAGCTACATCCCCGACGTCGCGATCTTGCCGCCGTGGATTGAAGTGCAGCAATTGCTGCAATTGATGAGCGGCCTACATCCAAAATTTGACCGCGAATTGGCGCAGCAAAAATTAGCGCGCACGACGATCAAGCTCGAATCCAAAGTCAAACAACTATCACGCGGCATGATTGTGCAATTGCATTTGGCGATCATCAGCGCGATTGACGCCAAATTAATGATTTTGGACGAACCGACCTTGGGGCTGGATATTCCAGCGCGCAAAGCGTTTTACGACATGCTGGTTAGCGACTGGTGCAATGACGAGCGCACCGTGCTGATCGCCACGCACCAAATCGACGAAATCGAAAATCTATTGTCGGACGTGATGATGATTCATCACGGCGCGCTGGTTCTGCACGATCAGCTGTGCAATCTGGAAGAGCGCTATATCGGCCTGCGCTTTGGCGCCGAGCACAGCGAAGCAGTCACCGCCGCAGCGCCGCTGCACCGTTTTCGCCAAATGGGCGGTGAATGCGCGATTTTTGCTGGCAACTTCCCGACTGAACTGGCCTCACTCGGCCAAACCTTCCGCGTTGAGCTAGCCGATTTATTTGTCGCCCTAAGCCAAGGAGAGCGTCATGCAACAGTTTAA
- a CDS encoding GntR family transcriptional regulator gives MTDWNNQSPIYLQLADRLGQALLDGIPPEGEAMPSVRVLAAEYGLNPLTVNRALQSMVDAGLLESRRGLGMFVLPNASERLRATERERFLSSEWPLLAAKLRRLGLGPSDLQWTDKE, from the coding sequence ATGACGGACTGGAATAATCAATCGCCGATCTATCTGCAGCTGGCCGATCGCTTGGGGCAGGCTTTGCTCGATGGCATACCACCCGAAGGCGAAGCGATGCCATCGGTGCGCGTGCTAGCGGCCGAGTACGGACTGAACCCATTAACAGTCAACCGAGCCTTGCAGTCTATGGTCGACGCCGGTTTGCTGGAGAGCCGTCGCGGCTTGGGCATGTTTGTCTTACCCAATGCCAGCGAGCGATTGCGCGCCACCGAGCGTGAACGGTTTTTAAGCAGCGAATGGCCGCTGTTGGCCGCCAAATTACGTCGTCTTGGGCTAGGCCCCAGCGATTTGCAGTGGACGGATAAGGAGTAA
- a CDS encoding YfaZ family protein yields MKKTLIVALSALTLTSMAHAGSLETSIGSEYLGLDFNHQVSPNISVTADLLHNFDHDDTMASVGMGYTMPLGAASVTVGGRANWLALDGHSDEMTVSVGGDLQIPLGESLALYGNAYWGPLATGKVDSSFDGRVGVNWRINKAVALDAGYRYSTVEFDNGHQHDLADGAYAGVRVMF; encoded by the coding sequence ATGAAAAAAACCTTAATTGTCGCACTTAGCGCTTTGACGCTGACTTCAATGGCTCACGCCGGCTCTTTGGAAACCAGTATCGGCAGTGAATACCTTGGATTGGATTTCAATCATCAAGTCAGCCCCAACATCAGTGTAACGGCTGATTTGCTGCATAATTTTGACCATGACGATACGATGGCCAGCGTTGGGATGGGCTATACCATGCCTTTAGGCGCGGCCAGTGTCACTGTTGGAGGGCGCGCCAATTGGCTAGCGCTGGATGGACATAGCGATGAAATGACGGTATCGGTGGGCGGCGATTTGCAGATTCCATTAGGCGAATCCTTGGCGCTGTACGGCAACGCCTATTGGGGCCCTTTGGCAACAGGCAAAGTCGATTCTAGCTTTGACGGCCGCGTGGGCGTGAATTGGCGTATCAATAAAGCCGTCGCTTTGGACGCCGGTTATCGTTATTCAACCGTTGAATTTGATAACGGTCACCAACACGATCTGGCCGATGGCGCGTATGCGGGTGTTCGCGTGATGTTTTAA
- a CDS encoding TetR/AcrR family transcriptional regulator, producing the protein MRQHILDVAKPIILGKGFSAVGLNEILTAANVPKGSFYHYFKSKEAFGAALLDSYFYDYFGRLELMLAANDQSAAQRLVAYWDRWLETQAGDCCEEKCLTVKLAAEVSDLSEAMRISLKRGTDQLIKRLAQCIEEGIADGSLTAALNPQRTAETLYQMWLGATLLAKVRREDSSLACAMDSTLKLLQLEPSH; encoded by the coding sequence ATGCGCCAACATATTCTGGACGTGGCCAAACCCATTATCCTCGGCAAAGGTTTTTCCGCCGTGGGATTAAATGAGATTTTGACCGCAGCCAATGTGCCCAAAGGCTCGTTTTATCATTACTTCAAATCCAAAGAAGCATTTGGGGCCGCGCTGCTCGACTCGTATTTTTACGATTATTTTGGCCGACTAGAGCTGATGCTGGCCGCCAACGATCAAAGTGCAGCGCAGCGTTTGGTTGCGTATTGGGATCGTTGGCTGGAAACGCAAGCGGGCGACTGCTGTGAAGAAAAATGCCTCACGGTGAAATTGGCTGCTGAGGTGTCTGATTTATCCGAAGCGATGCGAATCAGCTTAAAACGCGGCACCGATCAGCTGATTAAACGCTTGGCGCAATGCATTGAGGAAGGCATCGCCGATGGTTCGCTCACTGCGGCACTCAACCCTCAGCGAACAGCCGAAACGCTATACCAAATGTGGCTAGGCGCTACGCTGCTGGCCAAAGTGCGCCGTGAAGACAGCTCACTGGCGTGCGCAATGGACAGCACATTGAAGTTATTGCAACTCGAGCCAAGCCATTGA
- a CDS encoding DUF1800 domain-containing protein translates to MSSDEAIVLNKETGSINTKAWIASTAAILTACGGGGGSESSLGSTSSGSSTNNGTNSTSGSGGDNSSYLPLKRISKPATEAEAARFLAQAGFGGDANARRALMLNGYESWLTEQLGMPQGLSRWDEATQLKNTDPTSFARLTEQIDNLLWKRIANSPDVLRQRMTLALSEIFVVNWAGVKVPMSLKVHALAAYMDLLERNAFGNFRQLLEDVTLNVAMGRMLGTWGNQKEDLKTNRQPDENYAREIMQLFSIGLYELNQDGSIKHDGQGQPIETYSLDTVSNLARVFTGWSSPLDYSSSQPDPEPVRRPMQLDPKRHSTLEKNFLGARIAANTDGQSSLKTALDTLFNHPNVGPFIGKQLIQRFVCSNPSPAYISRVAAAFADNGQGIRGDLKAVLIAVLLDSEARSAPNLSDAFAGKAIEPMVRIGQFFRSLKFTSPDGQWRLTRANAFGQQPLNAPSVFNFFRPGYIPPNSALLNQGKAAPELQIMNEQSVLNQANNYALILDDVGSYTCRTYYDAGGNYQRDTANTGLSLDLSTELNLVNNIDDLLEHLNLLLLAGQLSSTSKTHISQSVLKISDKDPAKQQLNRVKAAILLVLMSPEAQVLK, encoded by the coding sequence ATGTCGTCAGATGAAGCAATTGTTTTAAACAAAGAAACCGGATCGATTAATACCAAAGCATGGATTGCCAGTACCGCCGCGATTCTAACTGCCTGTGGTGGCGGTGGTGGAAGTGAGAGTAGCTTAGGTAGTACCAGCAGCGGCTCTAGCACCAATAACGGAACCAACAGCACTAGCGGGAGTGGGGGCGATAACAGCTCTTATCTCCCACTTAAGCGTATTAGCAAACCAGCAACAGAGGCTGAAGCTGCGCGCTTTTTGGCGCAAGCTGGCTTTGGCGGCGATGCCAATGCGCGCCGCGCGCTGATGCTTAATGGCTATGAGTCGTGGCTTACCGAGCAATTGGGGATGCCTCAGGGTTTAAGCCGCTGGGATGAGGCGACGCAGCTCAAAAATACCGATCCCACCTCTTTTGCTCGGCTTACCGAGCAAATCGACAATTTGCTGTGGAAGCGTATCGCCAATTCTCCCGATGTGCTTCGCCAACGCATGACGCTGGCCTTATCCGAAATTTTTGTGGTTAATTGGGCTGGTGTGAAAGTGCCAATGTCACTCAAAGTCCACGCTCTTGCCGCGTATATGGATTTATTAGAGCGCAATGCCTTTGGTAATTTCAGGCAGCTATTGGAAGATGTAACACTGAATGTAGCTATGGGTCGCATGCTGGGCACCTGGGGTAATCAAAAAGAAGATCTCAAAACCAATCGCCAACCCGATGAAAACTATGCGCGCGAAATCATGCAGCTGTTTAGCATTGGTTTATACGAACTAAATCAAGATGGATCGATTAAGCATGACGGTCAAGGCCAGCCAATTGAAACCTATTCGCTCGACACTGTGAGCAATTTAGCGCGCGTATTTACCGGCTGGAGCTCGCCACTGGATTACTCATCTTCGCAGCCCGATCCAGAACCGGTTCGCCGCCCAATGCAGCTAGACCCCAAAAGGCATTCCACTTTAGAAAAGAACTTCTTAGGTGCTCGGATTGCGGCCAATACCGATGGGCAAAGCTCGCTAAAAACGGCGCTCGACACCTTATTTAATCACCCGAATGTGGGACCCTTTATTGGCAAACAACTGATCCAGCGTTTTGTTTGCAGCAACCCAAGCCCAGCCTACATCAGCCGTGTTGCTGCGGCTTTTGCCGATAATGGCCAAGGTATCCGCGGCGATTTAAAAGCGGTGCTGATCGCCGTCTTGCTAGACTCTGAAGCGCGCAGCGCGCCCAATTTGAGCGATGCCTTCGCTGGTAAAGCAATCGAGCCTATGGTGCGGATAGGCCAGTTCTTTCGTTCACTCAAATTTACCAGCCCAGATGGGCAGTGGCGTTTAACCCGTGCCAATGCATTTGGCCAGCAGCCGCTTAACGCACCGAGCGTGTTTAACTTTTTCCGCCCTGGCTATATTCCGCCCAATTCAGCCCTTTTGAATCAGGGAAAAGCAGCGCCTGAACTACAGATTATGAACGAGCAAAGCGTTCTCAATCAGGCCAATAATTACGCGCTGATTTTAGACGATGTCGGCTCATATACCTGCCGCACGTATTACGATGCAGGCGGCAATTATCAACGCGATACAGCCAATACTGGCTTAAGCCTAGATCTGAGCACGGAATTAAATCTGGTCAATAACATCGATGATTTGCTCGAACACCTTAATCTGCTGCTACTGGCAGGGCAACTGAGCAGCACCAGCAAAACGCACATCAGCCAAAGCGTACTCAAAATCAGCGACAAAGACCCGGCCAAACAACAACTCAATCGAGTTAAAGCAGCGATTTTGCTGGTCTTGATGAGCCCAGAAGCTCAAGTACTGAAGTAA
- a CDS encoding iron-containing alcohol dehydrogenase, translated as MFNFEFHNPTKIVFGTDTIAKLDQLVPANARVLILLGGESARKNGTLAEVRAALGAREVLEFNGIEPNPSYETLMQAVELIRREKLDYLLAVGGGSVIDGTKFVAAAVPFEGEPWDILTTHGQVVQAAMPFGTVLTLPATGSEMNNGSVITRKATQSKLAFMSAHVFPQFSILDPTKTLTLPTRQIANGVVDAYVHIVEQYLTYPVNGMVQDRFAEGLLQSLIEIGPKVLAAPNDYDLRANLMWVATQALNGLIGAGVPQDWSTHLIGHELTALYDIDHARTLAIVLPGNLHVRRASKHAKLLQYAERVWGIRDGSDEQRIDAAIAKTAEFFEAMGIKTKLADYGLGKEAIDAVVAQLEKHGMTAIGEKGDLTPEIARQILTAAL; from the coding sequence ATGTTTAATTTTGAATTTCACAACCCGACCAAAATCGTTTTTGGCACCGACACAATCGCCAAACTCGACCAACTCGTACCGGCCAACGCCCGCGTATTGATCTTGCTCGGCGGCGAAAGCGCGCGTAAAAACGGCACACTGGCCGAAGTACGCGCAGCACTGGGCGCGCGTGAAGTGCTCGAATTTAACGGCATTGAGCCCAACCCAAGCTACGAAACGTTGATGCAAGCGGTAGAGCTGATTCGCCGCGAAAAGCTCGATTATCTGCTCGCAGTCGGTGGCGGCTCGGTGATCGATGGCACTAAATTTGTTGCTGCCGCAGTGCCGTTCGAAGGCGAGCCGTGGGATATCCTAACCACGCACGGCCAAGTGGTTCAGGCTGCAATGCCGTTTGGCACGGTACTCACATTGCCTGCCACCGGCTCAGAAATGAACAATGGCTCAGTGATTACGCGCAAAGCCACGCAAAGCAAATTGGCCTTTATGAGCGCGCATGTGTTCCCGCAATTCTCGATTTTGGACCCGACCAAAACGCTAACGCTGCCAACACGCCAAATTGCCAACGGCGTCGTTGATGCTTACGTGCATATCGTCGAGCAATACCTGACCTACCCCGTGAATGGCATGGTGCAAGATCGCTTTGCCGAAGGCCTGCTCCAGTCTTTAATCGAAATCGGCCCCAAAGTGCTCGCCGCGCCGAACGATTACGACTTGCGCGCCAATTTAATGTGGGTTGCTACCCAAGCGCTGAACGGCCTGATCGGCGCCGGTGTACCGCAAGATTGGTCAACGCATCTGATTGGCCACGAGCTCACCGCGCTGTATGACATCGACCACGCCCGCACCTTAGCCATCGTATTGCCAGGCAATTTGCATGTACGCCGCGCCAGCAAACACGCCAAATTGCTGCAATACGCCGAACGCGTGTGGGGCATCCGTGATGGCAGCGACGAGCAGCGCATCGATGCGGCGATTGCCAAAACGGCCGAGTTCTTTGAAGCGATGGGTATCAAAACCAAGCTGGCCGATTACGGCCTTGGCAAGGAAGCCATCGACGCCGTCGTCGCGCAGCTGGAAAAACATGGCATGACTGCGATTGGTGAAAAAGGCGATCTCACCCCAGAAATCGCCCGCCAAATCCTCACCGCAGCACTGTAA